The Osmerus eperlanus chromosome 12, fOsmEpe2.1, whole genome shotgun sequence genome has a segment encoding these proteins:
- the LOC134030816 gene encoding tissue-type plasminogen activator-like isoform X2, which yields MSVLLILTTVLTAVAMTGAGLSRQNRRISFHFSIGRSGEICLNGGTSIPSLSGDHMFCACAKGFMGKRCETDTTASCYNGIGLYYRGTVSHSKSGLRCVEWDFDTRESLMTSDVRSGRHNYCRNLEFRRRPWCYVMKGHLLVQEYCDIPRCDFGTSPPENHPTEPNTVTTCGQRPRGQMKIVGGTAAAVESHPWIAAIFWKGRSQKRAFRCGGSLISPCWVLTAAHCFPDGSFTKTRRFSVTLGKSAINETDDTNEQTFQVEEVIIHSDFDNSEGNFNNDIALLKLRATAGQCAEQTSSVKTVCLAPAGQTLNPGISCEIAGYGKEREGLWYNSQYLREAKVNLLAKRVCQGKEYYGNLITDNMFCAGLPDWSQDACKGDSGGPLVCEVDNRMFLFGIISWGEGCSRVHRPGVYTTVTNYNRWIEEKTGLSSITSGSMFPLK from the exons ATGTCAGTCTTACTTATTTTAACCACAGTGCTGACAGCTGTGGCGATGACAGGCGCA GGCTTGTCGAGACAGAACAGAAGGATCTCTTTTCATTTCTCCATAGGAAGATCAG GTGAAATCTGCCTCAATGGAGGCACCTCGATCCCTTCCCTGAGTGGAGACCACATGTTCTGCGCATGTGCTAAAGGGTTCATGGGGAAACgctgtgagacag ATACTACCGCCAGCTGTTACAACGGCATTGGTCTATATTACAGAGGAACAGTGTCCCATTCTAAGAGCGGTCTGCGGTGTGTGGAATGGGACTTTGACACTAGAGAGAGTCTGATGACATCAGATGTCCGATCAGGGAGGCATAACTACTGCAG AAACCTGGAGTTCAGACGTCGTCCATGGTGTTACGTCATGAAGGGTCATCTGCTGGTTCAGGAATATTGTGATATCCCTCGGTGTGACTTTGGCACAA GTCCACCCGAAAATCACCCCACTGAGCCTAACACGG TAACCACATGTGGCCAGCGTCCTAGAGGGCAGATGAAGATTGTTGGGGGGACAGCTGCAGCTGTAGAATCCCACCCATGGATAGCTGCCATATTTTGGAAGGGTAGGTCTCAGAAGAGGGCGTTCCGCTGCGGAGGAAGCTTGATATCTCCCTGCTGGGTCCTCACTGCCGCCCACTGCTTTCCTGACGG TTCTTTCACCAAAACTCGCCGGTTTTCTGTCACACTGGGGAAAAGTGCAATCAATGAAACCGATGACACCAATGAACAAACATTTCAGGTGGAAGAGGTTATAATCCACTCCGACTTTGACAACAGCGAGGGGAATTTTAATAATGACATTG CGTTGCTGAAGCTGAGGGCTACGGCGGGCCAATGTGCAGAGCAGACAAGCTCTGTAAAGACAGTGTGTCTAGCACCAGCGGGCCAGACACTAAATCCTGGAATCTCTTGTGAGATTGCCGGCTACGgcaaggagagggaag GTTTATGGTACAACTCGCAGTACCTGAGAGAGGCCAAAGTGAATCTCTTGGCCAAGCGTGTGTGCCAAGGAAAGGAATACTACGGAAACCTGATCACGGATAATATGTTCTGTGCTGGTCTGCCTGACTGGAGTCAAGACGCTTGCAAG GGTGACTCTGGGGGGCCTttggtgtgtgaggtggatAATCGGATGTTCCTCTTCGGCATCATCAGTTGGGGTGAAGGGTGTTCCAGGGTGCATCGGCCAGGCGTGTACACCACAGTGACCAACTACAACCGATGGATTGAGGAGAAGACTGGCCTGTCGTCCATTACCTCAGGCTCCATGTTCCCTTTAAAGTGA
- the LOC134030816 gene encoding tissue-type plasminogen activator-like isoform X1 has translation MSVLLILTTVLTAVAMTGAGLSRQNRRISFHFSIGRSGEICLNGGTSIPSLSGDHMFCACAKGFMGKRCETDTTASCYNGIGLYYRGTVSHSKSGLRCVEWDFDTRESLMTSDVRSGRHNYCRNLEFRRRPWCYVMKGHLLVQEYCDIPRCDFGTSFDPTGPPENHPTEPNTVTTCGQRPRGQMKIVGGTAAAVESHPWIAAIFWKGRSQKRAFRCGGSLISPCWVLTAAHCFPDGSFTKTRRFSVTLGKSAINETDDTNEQTFQVEEVIIHSDFDNSEGNFNNDIALLKLRATAGQCAEQTSSVKTVCLAPAGQTLNPGISCEIAGYGKEREGLWYNSQYLREAKVNLLAKRVCQGKEYYGNLITDNMFCAGLPDWSQDACKGDSGGPLVCEVDNRMFLFGIISWGEGCSRVHRPGVYTTVTNYNRWIEEKTGLSSITSGSMFPLK, from the exons ATGTCAGTCTTACTTATTTTAACCACAGTGCTGACAGCTGTGGCGATGACAGGCGCA GGCTTGTCGAGACAGAACAGAAGGATCTCTTTTCATTTCTCCATAGGAAGATCAG GTGAAATCTGCCTCAATGGAGGCACCTCGATCCCTTCCCTGAGTGGAGACCACATGTTCTGCGCATGTGCTAAAGGGTTCATGGGGAAACgctgtgagacag ATACTACCGCCAGCTGTTACAACGGCATTGGTCTATATTACAGAGGAACAGTGTCCCATTCTAAGAGCGGTCTGCGGTGTGTGGAATGGGACTTTGACACTAGAGAGAGTCTGATGACATCAGATGTCCGATCAGGGAGGCATAACTACTGCAG AAACCTGGAGTTCAGACGTCGTCCATGGTGTTACGTCATGAAGGGTCATCTGCTGGTTCAGGAATATTGTGATATCCCTCGGTGTGACTTTGGCACAA GTTTTGATCCTACAGGTCCACCCGAAAATCACCCCACTGAGCCTAACACGG TAACCACATGTGGCCAGCGTCCTAGAGGGCAGATGAAGATTGTTGGGGGGACAGCTGCAGCTGTAGAATCCCACCCATGGATAGCTGCCATATTTTGGAAGGGTAGGTCTCAGAAGAGGGCGTTCCGCTGCGGAGGAAGCTTGATATCTCCCTGCTGGGTCCTCACTGCCGCCCACTGCTTTCCTGACGG TTCTTTCACCAAAACTCGCCGGTTTTCTGTCACACTGGGGAAAAGTGCAATCAATGAAACCGATGACACCAATGAACAAACATTTCAGGTGGAAGAGGTTATAATCCACTCCGACTTTGACAACAGCGAGGGGAATTTTAATAATGACATTG CGTTGCTGAAGCTGAGGGCTACGGCGGGCCAATGTGCAGAGCAGACAAGCTCTGTAAAGACAGTGTGTCTAGCACCAGCGGGCCAGACACTAAATCCTGGAATCTCTTGTGAGATTGCCGGCTACGgcaaggagagggaag GTTTATGGTACAACTCGCAGTACCTGAGAGAGGCCAAAGTGAATCTCTTGGCCAAGCGTGTGTGCCAAGGAAAGGAATACTACGGAAACCTGATCACGGATAATATGTTCTGTGCTGGTCTGCCTGACTGGAGTCAAGACGCTTGCAAG GGTGACTCTGGGGGGCCTttggtgtgtgaggtggatAATCGGATGTTCCTCTTCGGCATCATCAGTTGGGGTGAAGGGTGTTCCAGGGTGCATCGGCCAGGCGTGTACACCACAGTGACCAACTACAACCGATGGATTGAGGAGAAGACTGGCCTGTCGTCCATTACCTCAGGCTCCATGTTCCCTTTAAAGTGA
- the LOC134030816 gene encoding tissue-type plasminogen activator-like isoform X3, protein MSVLLILTTVLTAVAMTGANRRISFHFSIGRSGEICLNGGTSIPSLSGDHMFCACAKGFMGKRCETDTTASCYNGIGLYYRGTVSHSKSGLRCVEWDFDTRESLMTSDVRSGRHNYCRNLEFRRRPWCYVMKGHLLVQEYCDIPRCDFGTSFDPTGPPENHPTEPNTVTTCGQRPRGQMKIVGGTAAAVESHPWIAAIFWKGRSQKRAFRCGGSLISPCWVLTAAHCFPDGSFTKTRRFSVTLGKSAINETDDTNEQTFQVEEVIIHSDFDNSEGNFNNDIALLKLRATAGQCAEQTSSVKTVCLAPAGQTLNPGISCEIAGYGKEREGLWYNSQYLREAKVNLLAKRVCQGKEYYGNLITDNMFCAGLPDWSQDACKGDSGGPLVCEVDNRMFLFGIISWGEGCSRVHRPGVYTTVTNYNRWIEEKTGLSSITSGSMFPLK, encoded by the exons ATGTCAGTCTTACTTATTTTAACCACAGTGCTGACAGCTGTGGCGATGACAGGCGCA AACAGAAGGATCTCTTTTCATTTCTCCATAGGAAGATCAG GTGAAATCTGCCTCAATGGAGGCACCTCGATCCCTTCCCTGAGTGGAGACCACATGTTCTGCGCATGTGCTAAAGGGTTCATGGGGAAACgctgtgagacag ATACTACCGCCAGCTGTTACAACGGCATTGGTCTATATTACAGAGGAACAGTGTCCCATTCTAAGAGCGGTCTGCGGTGTGTGGAATGGGACTTTGACACTAGAGAGAGTCTGATGACATCAGATGTCCGATCAGGGAGGCATAACTACTGCAG AAACCTGGAGTTCAGACGTCGTCCATGGTGTTACGTCATGAAGGGTCATCTGCTGGTTCAGGAATATTGTGATATCCCTCGGTGTGACTTTGGCACAA GTTTTGATCCTACAGGTCCACCCGAAAATCACCCCACTGAGCCTAACACGG TAACCACATGTGGCCAGCGTCCTAGAGGGCAGATGAAGATTGTTGGGGGGACAGCTGCAGCTGTAGAATCCCACCCATGGATAGCTGCCATATTTTGGAAGGGTAGGTCTCAGAAGAGGGCGTTCCGCTGCGGAGGAAGCTTGATATCTCCCTGCTGGGTCCTCACTGCCGCCCACTGCTTTCCTGACGG TTCTTTCACCAAAACTCGCCGGTTTTCTGTCACACTGGGGAAAAGTGCAATCAATGAAACCGATGACACCAATGAACAAACATTTCAGGTGGAAGAGGTTATAATCCACTCCGACTTTGACAACAGCGAGGGGAATTTTAATAATGACATTG CGTTGCTGAAGCTGAGGGCTACGGCGGGCCAATGTGCAGAGCAGACAAGCTCTGTAAAGACAGTGTGTCTAGCACCAGCGGGCCAGACACTAAATCCTGGAATCTCTTGTGAGATTGCCGGCTACGgcaaggagagggaag GTTTATGGTACAACTCGCAGTACCTGAGAGAGGCCAAAGTGAATCTCTTGGCCAAGCGTGTGTGCCAAGGAAAGGAATACTACGGAAACCTGATCACGGATAATATGTTCTGTGCTGGTCTGCCTGACTGGAGTCAAGACGCTTGCAAG GGTGACTCTGGGGGGCCTttggtgtgtgaggtggatAATCGGATGTTCCTCTTCGGCATCATCAGTTGGGGTGAAGGGTGTTCCAGGGTGCATCGGCCAGGCGTGTACACCACAGTGACCAACTACAACCGATGGATTGAGGAGAAGACTGGCCTGTCGTCCATTACCTCAGGCTCCATGTTCCCTTTAAAGTGA